From the genome of Synchiropus splendidus isolate RoL2022-P1 chromosome 17, RoL_Sspl_1.0, whole genome shotgun sequence, one region includes:
- the b3glctb gene encoding beta-1,3-glucosyltransferase isoform X2, with amino-acid sequence MSHYAAKGGYSLVTVLLLWLGHAGASNETGHAAEPHQTQHPGLGLGDIVIVIQSQRNSFHVRVAEERKQEILHQSSQLGQEAPIVVLLHEISPYDGVWSIVPAFPLLSATYGRSARWFVFTEEGTRVRLPALKPLLLQYQPSEEWFLGKRLHDRDASIIHHYAFSEEPSGFGFPDPAAGWALSAPLLRRLASRIKHERLKSDFTIDLKHEIALYIWEEGKGPQLTAVPEFCVDPKANCATTFTTYLPDCGEPVSKKDMVVAVKTCQKFHLDRVPVVKATWAKDAEYLEYYSDVSDDTIPTITLGVPNTDTGHCGKTFAIMKRFLSKAVPNTAWLVIVDDDTLISLPRLRHLLSCYDPNEPVVLGERYGYGLLQNGYSYITGGGGIVLSQVAVTRLMSSGCSCFRDDAPDDMVLGRCFTSLGIPVTHSPLFHQARPDDYPTTMLSVQRAVSFHKHWNIDPIAVFKHWLEDTRQTDEL; translated from the exons ATGTCACATTATGCGGCCAAAGGCGGGTACAGTCTGGTCACCGTGCTCCTCCTCTGGCTCG GTCACGCAGGAGCGTCCAACGAAACGGGTCAC GCTGCTGAGCCACATCAAACCCAACACCCAGGTCTTG GTTTGGGCGACATTGTCATCGTGATCCAGAGTCAGAGAAACTCCTTCCACGTCCGTGTAGCCGaagagaggaagcaggagaTTCTGCATCAGTCCTCACAGCTGGGACAG GAAGCTCCAATCGTTGTTCTCCTTCATGAAATCTCCCCGTATGATGGTGTATGGAGCATCGTTCCTGCGTTTCCTCT CCTCTCGGCCACTTACGGCCGCTCAGCTCGCTGGTTTGTCTTCACCGAGGAGGGAACCCGAGTGAGACTTCCCGCTCTGAAGCCGCTTCTTCTCCAATATCAGCCATCTGAA GAATGGTTTTTAGGAAAGCGCCTCCACGACCGCGACGCCTCCATCATTCACCACTATGCTTTCTCTGAGGAGCCCAGCGGGTTTGGGTTCCCGGACCCCGCCGCAGGGTGGGCTCTCAGTGCTCCGCTGCTCCGAAG ACTTGCCAGTCGGATTAAACACGAGAGGTTGAAGTCCGATTTCACCATCGACCTGAAACATGAG ATTGCGCTGTATATTTGGGAGGAGGGGAAGGGTCCTCAGCTGACGGCGGTGCCAGAGTTCTGTGTGGATCCGAAAGCCAACTGTGCCACAACGTTCACCACCTACCTGCCAGACTGT GGAGAACCGGTGTCGAAAAAAGACATGGTTGTTGCTGTCAAAACCTGCCAGAAATTCCACTTAGATAGAG TGCCGGTGGTGAAAGCCACATGGGCCAAAGATGCTGAGTATTTGGAATATTACAGCGACGTCTCTGATGATACGATACCCACAATAACCTTGGGAGTTCCCAACACTGATACAG GGCATTGTGGTAAAACGTTCGCCATCATGAAGCGTTTCCTCAGTAAAGCCGTCCCAAACACAGCATGGCTTGTTATCGTCGACGATGACACTCTTATCag TTTACCGAGGCTACGGCACCTGCTTAGCTGCTACGACCCGAATGAGCCGGTTGTCCTCGGGGAGCGATACGGCTACGGCTTGCTTCAGAACGGATACAGCTACATCACTGGAGGCGGAGG GATAGTGCTGAGTCAGGTGGCAGTGACCCGGTTGATGTCCAGcggctgcagctgcttcagagaTGACGCTCCTGATGACATGGTGCTGGGGAGATGCTTCACCTCGCTGGGGATCCCCGTCACACACAGTCCTCTCTTCCACCAG GCCCGACCTGACGACTATCCGACAACGATGCTGTCGGTGCAGCGGGCTGTTTCCTTCCACAAGCACTGGAACATTGATCCCATCGCTGTCTTCAAACACTGGCTGGAGGACACACGGCAGACAGATGAACTGTAG
- the LOC128748791 gene encoding mesenteric estrogen-dependent adipogenesis protein-like produces MTVVKRLDRAQITITELGEFLRSPPAGFSVDSDFGVHFDPERDLVLINDLDLVHRGQRVVFHKSLGRKVKVHNLLDYTQFRRSLLSKRIYLRVCERKVKGDNRELKQYVVCLNGGDPFIRWQLERALDWTISSVAGESYRLEVDVRELLDRHRVEPGALWSDASFTLKYYSDALFDFPHWFGFSKRRVQLRQT; encoded by the exons ATGACGGTGGTGAAGCGACTGGACCGAGCTCAGATCACGATCACGGAACTGGGGGAGTTCTTAAGAAGCCCACCAGCTGGCTTCTCCGTGGACTCGGATTTCGGGGTTCACTTCGACCCGGAAAGAGACTTGGTGCTGATTAACGACTTGGACTTGGTCCATCGCGGCCAGAGAGTCGTCTTCCACAAGTCTCTGGGAAG GAAGGTTAAAGTGCATAATCTGCTGGACTACACTCAGTTTCGGAGGAGTCTTCTCTCCAAGAGGATCTATCTGCGTGTCTGCGAGAGAAAGGTCAAAGGAGACAACAGAG AGCTGAAGCAGTATGTGGTGTGTTTGAACGGCGGCGACCCTTTTATCAGGTGGCAGCTGGAGAGAGCTTTGGACTGGACCATCTCGTCTGTGGCGGGGGAGAGCTACCGGCTGGAA GTTGACGTGAGGGAGCTGCTCGACAGGCACCGAGTCGAACCCGGAGCTCTGTGGTCGGACGCCTCCTTCACGCTGAAGTACTACTCCGACGCGCTGTTTGACTTCCCGCACTGGTTCGGCTTCAGCAAGAGGAGGGTTCAG CTGAGGCAGACATGA
- the alox5ap gene encoding arachidonate 5-lipoxygenase-activating protein, giving the protein MDNSKVVENIYLLVIVTLLSVLQNAFFAHKVEKECQHNKTPAFQRLSCASRNCMDVYPTFLAVMWCAGLCLSQAPAAFAGLIYLMVRQKYFAGYLGQTSQSTPGYLFGKRILFFLLLMCVVGILNYLLVRFCSRNYKEYIDTITSAASTLLLIP; this is encoded by the exons ATGGACAACAGCAAGGTGGTGGAGAACATCTACCTGCTCGTCATCGTCACGCTCCTCAGCGTCCTTCAAAATG CGTTCTTCGCCCACAAAGTTGAGAAAGAATGCCAGCACAATAAAACACCCGCCTTCCAGCGCCTCTCTTgtgccag TCGCAACTGtatggatgtttacccaacgttCCTGGCAGTCATGTGGTGCGCCGGCCTTTGTCTCAGTCAAG CTCCAGCAGCGTTCGCTGGACTCATCTACCTGATGGTCAGACAGAAGTATTTCGCTGGCTACTTGGGCCAAACCTCTCAAAG CACCCCGGGATACTTGTTCGGGAAGAGGatcctcttcttcctgctgctcatgTGTGTGGTGGGAATCCTCAACTACCTGCTGGTTCGCTTCTGCAGCAGGAACTACAAAGAGTACATCGACACCATCACCAGCGCCGCGTCCACACTCCTGCTCATCCCGTGA
- the uspl1 gene encoding SUMO-specific isopeptidase USPL1, which translates to MVLFHWTPLDQRRNGGLLMSAEDTGLGAFASPLVGYLGKVNERAASLELCPWCASKGLTHTLRSYRVNLKESITLCTNSDCLFPLVSRSLDDILASLVPGEPKRKLCSLQDDEEDLGNSKRIRSTDNIEETVVNHVENKEAEIDGLSSSSDTEGGKLNKFQNNAAIPQTSDGHCAPENVAGSDVLGPQHGSSKELLSSAGEDVATLSSSQDALETLEADKDPTHEEAPDELHEHVSQATSVISSTDVRSPLLLEEQQKGEITEKLPVKVRSCESETEDLSMSMVPPVDLVSAGPLFWKNRDNLCWLDSLLVVLVTCKNLNKWQGDDGPHSLVWKLKREYASICAAVGVQRLTDNGDSVKVPCHVLQKADADLHALRMSIFKMLEPQLRCKLGQRETPVFALPLLLKMDSSVEPLFQASFSWEFKCSGCKLNTRDQVTKTLPTVTNLFPDWHPLHASHSAPCNRCSLSGQRRTMVLERVPPVFALHFVEGLPQNEVSVYDFNFKGKHYTITSVIQFKQDLQHFVTWIHQSEGSWLEVDDLKSKCQSHSKLPVPAQEIHIVFWEEMREKPCVCSPTSTSASSPKSTAVDSHLPADGAESMDESHCPDQSLLLAQGNFHIDDVLATSNIDTTGADESIGSTTLMDAFEGLTRNDIITLTLDIVPHPEANEPGPGVLDETLVPAEGSVCEVSPGAETPTTTTTHTSETELVAYPPRSGPAAGTRSQRRRTPGRSAASDQELEGTAADVSTHPSPEPSEVEEIAALMSSIAEVRQSPSPVSSTQTTSPPATQTSNVDDQRLSYLFSRHPAKIGGTPPVAPGAFNQGSAKPLRHSTPVPLKRFQTVTPGGLKPKLRTEDGDHLPIRASERFSGFCAKSTASPNPPEDKTQAFCSPPLPPVTTKTPKLSSQKHNAGLPVGLSETDALRYKLLKKLKAKKKKLAKLNEMLSHQMGSSHQPDSTNLPSPHTVSSSTYEGSNCGEALSELMSPATTISNLSPDSSGFLDMYVTGQEGGAGAPAANTEPPNSSVRALQTDNFLDEFLCQAVAEQPSVMENDVLSELELFF; encoded by the exons ATGGTGTTATTTCACTGGACACCCTTGGACCAGAGGAGAAACGGTGGTTTGCTGATGAGTGCAGAAGACACTGGTTTGGGGGCTTTTGCCTCTCCGCTGGTGGGGTATTTGGGAAAA GTCAATGAAAGAGCTGCTTCATTGGAACTCTGTCCTTGGTGCGCGTCAAAAGGCTTGACACATACTCTGCGCTCTTACCGCGTCAACCTCAAGGAGTCAATCACCCTCTGCACAAACTCAGAC TGCCTCTTCCCCCTCGTCAGCCGGTCTCTGGATGATATTTTGGCCAGCTTGGTACCTGGTGAGCCCAAAAGAAAGCTTTGTTCTCTCCAAGACGATGAGGAAGACCTGGGAAATTCTAAACGCATCAGGTCCACTGACAATATTGAGGAGACAGTGGTTAACCATGTGGAAAACAAGGAAGCTGAGATTGATGGCCTTTCCTCTTCAAGTGACACGGAAGGTGGAAAGTTGAATAAATTCCAAAATAATGCTGCGATCCCACAGACATCAGATGGTCACTGTGCTCCTGAGAACGTGGCTGGCTCAGATGTCCTTGGTCCCCAGCATGGCTCATCTAAGGAACTCTTGAGTTCCGCTGGTGAGGATGTCGCCACACTGTCTTCAAGTCAGGATGCACTTGAAACATTGGAGGCAGACAAAGACCCCACACATGAGGAAGCTCCAGACGAGCTGCATGAGCATGTCAGTCAGGCAACCAGTGTCATTAGTTCTACAGATGTGAGGAGCCCATTGCTGCTGGAAGAACAGCAGAAGGGCGAGATAACAGAGAAGCTGCCAGTGAAGGTCCGAAGCTGTGAGTCGGAAACTGAAGATCTGTCCATGTCAATGGTGCCACCTGTAGACCTTGTATCCGCTGGCCCACTTTTCTGGAAGAACAGGGACAACCTGTGTTGGCTGGACTCGTTGCTTGTTGTTTTGGTGACCTGTAAGAACTTGAACAAGTGGCAAGGTGACGATGGCCCACACTCCTTGGTTTGGAAGTTGAAGAGGGAGTATGCAAGCATCTGTGCTGCTGTCGGCGTTCAGCGGCTCACTGACAATG GTGACAGCGTGAAAGTGCCTTGCCATGTGCTACAAAAGGCTGACGCTGACCTGCATGCTCTCAGGATGTCTATCTTTAAAATGTTGGAGCCCCAGCTGCGCTGCAAGCTCG GTCAGAGGGAAACTCCAGTGTTTGCCTTGCCACTTCTGTTAAAGATGGACTCCAGCGTGGAGCCGCTCTTCCAGGCCAGCTTCTCCTGGGAGTTCAAGTGCTCTGGTTGTAAGCTGAACACTAGAGATCA gGTGACCAAAACTCTTCCCACCGTGACAAACCTCTTTCCTGACTGGCACCCACTCCATGCATCACACTCTGCTCCGTGTAACCGTTGCTCCTTGAGCGGTCAGAGGAGGACGATGGTGCTGGAGAG GGTCCCCCCCGTGTTTGCGCTGCACTTTGTCGAGGGTCTTCCTCAGAACGAGGTCTCAGTCTACGACTTTAACTTCAAGGGGAAACACTACACCATCACCTCTGTCATACAGTTCAAGCAAGACCTGCAGCACTTTGTCACCTGGATTCACCAGTCAGAGG GATCCTGGCTGGAGGTGGACGACTTGAAAAGCAAGTGTCAGTCTCACAGCAAGCTTCCAGTTCCCGCTCAGGAAATCCACATCGTCTTCTGGGAGGAGATGAGGGAGAAGCCCTGCGTGTGCTCCCCCACCAGCACCTCCGCCAGCTCTCCCAAATCCACAGCTGTTGACTCCCATCTCCCGGCCGATGGAGCAGAGTCCATGGATGAGTCGCACTGCCCAGATCAGTCCCTGCTTCTGGCGCAAGGCAACTTCCACATCGATGACGTGCTGGCCACCAGCAACATTGATACTACAGGTGCAGATGAGTCGATAGGGTCCACCACACTGATGGACGCGTTCGAGGGTCTCACCaggaatgacatcatcactctcaCCTTGGACATAGTCCCACATCCAGAGGCAAATGAACCTGGACCAGGGGTTTTGGACGAGACGCTGGTCCCTGCTGAGGGATCTGTGTGTGAGGTGTCTCCAGGAGCGGagacccccaccaccaccaccacccacacGTCTGAGACCGAACTGGTCGCATACCCGCCACGATCTGGGCCAGCTGCCGGCACCAGGTCGCAGAGACGTAGGACACCAGGTAGAAGTGCTGCCAGTGACCAGGAGCTTGAAGGCACCGCCGCTGACGTGTCGACTCACCCGTCCCCGGAGCCCTCTGAAGTGGAAGAGATTGCTGCTCTGATGAGCTCCATAGCCGAGGTCCGGCAGTCGCCGTCCCCCGTGTCTTCAACCCAAACCACGTCTCCACCTGCCACCCAGACGTCCAATGTGGATGATCAGCGCTTGTCCTACCTGTTCAGCCGACACCCAGCTAAGATAGGTGGGACACCCCCTGTTGCCCCCGGCGCTTTTAACCAGGGTTCCGCAAAACCCCTGAGACATTCGACTCCCGTCCCTCTGAAACGTTTCCAAACAGTGACGCCAGGTGGCCTGAAACCAAAGCTCAGGACAGAAGACGGTGACCACCTGCCGATAAGAGCTTCCGAAAGGTTTTCAGGATTCTGTGCGAAAAGCACTGCAAGTCCAAATCCACCTGAGGATAAGACGCAGGCGTTCTGCTCCCCACCTCTTCCCCCAGTGACGACAAAGACGCCCAAACTATCGTCCCAGAAGCACAACGCGGGTCTTCCTGTAGGTCTGAGCGAGACAGACGCCCTCAGGTACAAGCTCCTGAAGAAACTCaaggccaagaagaagaagctggccAAGCTGAATGAGATGTTGAGTCACCAGATGGGGTCCAGCCATCAGCCGGACAGCACCAACCTGCCGTCGCCTCACACCGTCTCCTCCAGCACGTACGAGGGCTCCAACTGCGGCGAGGCCCTGTCTGAGCTGATGTCACCGGCCACGACCATCAGCAACCTCTCGCCCGACAGCTCGGGCTTCCTCGACATGTACGTCACCGGGCAGGAGGGAGGGGCCGGCGCTCCTGCTGCCAACACTGAGCCACCAAACTCTTCAGTTAGGGCTCTTCAGACTGACAACTTCCTGGATGAGTTCCTGTGTCAGGCGGTGGCTGAGCAGCCCTCTGTGATGGAGAACGACGTGCTCAGTGAGCTTGAACTTTTCTTCTAG
- the b3glctb gene encoding beta-1,3-glucosyltransferase isoform X1, with protein sequence MSHYAAKGGYSLVTVLLLWLGHAGASNETGHAAEPHQTQHPGLGLGDIVIVIQSQRNSFHVRVAEERKQEILHQSSQLGQEAPIVVLLHEISPYDGVWSIVPAFPLLSATYGRSARWFVFTEEGTRVRLPALKPLLLQYQPSEEWFLGKRLHDRDASIIHHYAFSEEPSGFGFPDPAAGWALSAPLLRRLASRIKHERLKSDFTIDLKHEIALYIWEEGKGPQLTAVPEFCVDPKANCATTFTTYLPDCGEPVSKKDMVVAVKTCQKFHLDRVPVVKATWAKDAEYLEYYSDVSDDTIPTITLGVPNTDTGHCGKTFAIMKRFLSKAVPNTAWLVIVDDDTLISLPRLRHLLSCYDPNEPVVLGERYGYGLLQNGYSYITGGGGKCHSVFRIVLSQVAVTRLMSSGCSCFRDDAPDDMVLGRCFTSLGIPVTHSPLFHQARPDDYPTTMLSVQRAVSFHKHWNIDPIAVFKHWLEDTRQTDEL encoded by the exons ATGTCACATTATGCGGCCAAAGGCGGGTACAGTCTGGTCACCGTGCTCCTCCTCTGGCTCG GTCACGCAGGAGCGTCCAACGAAACGGGTCAC GCTGCTGAGCCACATCAAACCCAACACCCAGGTCTTG GTTTGGGCGACATTGTCATCGTGATCCAGAGTCAGAGAAACTCCTTCCACGTCCGTGTAGCCGaagagaggaagcaggagaTTCTGCATCAGTCCTCACAGCTGGGACAG GAAGCTCCAATCGTTGTTCTCCTTCATGAAATCTCCCCGTATGATGGTGTATGGAGCATCGTTCCTGCGTTTCCTCT CCTCTCGGCCACTTACGGCCGCTCAGCTCGCTGGTTTGTCTTCACCGAGGAGGGAACCCGAGTGAGACTTCCCGCTCTGAAGCCGCTTCTTCTCCAATATCAGCCATCTGAA GAATGGTTTTTAGGAAAGCGCCTCCACGACCGCGACGCCTCCATCATTCACCACTATGCTTTCTCTGAGGAGCCCAGCGGGTTTGGGTTCCCGGACCCCGCCGCAGGGTGGGCTCTCAGTGCTCCGCTGCTCCGAAG ACTTGCCAGTCGGATTAAACACGAGAGGTTGAAGTCCGATTTCACCATCGACCTGAAACATGAG ATTGCGCTGTATATTTGGGAGGAGGGGAAGGGTCCTCAGCTGACGGCGGTGCCAGAGTTCTGTGTGGATCCGAAAGCCAACTGTGCCACAACGTTCACCACCTACCTGCCAGACTGT GGAGAACCGGTGTCGAAAAAAGACATGGTTGTTGCTGTCAAAACCTGCCAGAAATTCCACTTAGATAGAG TGCCGGTGGTGAAAGCCACATGGGCCAAAGATGCTGAGTATTTGGAATATTACAGCGACGTCTCTGATGATACGATACCCACAATAACCTTGGGAGTTCCCAACACTGATACAG GGCATTGTGGTAAAACGTTCGCCATCATGAAGCGTTTCCTCAGTAAAGCCGTCCCAAACACAGCATGGCTTGTTATCGTCGACGATGACACTCTTATCag TTTACCGAGGCTACGGCACCTGCTTAGCTGCTACGACCCGAATGAGCCGGTTGTCCTCGGGGAGCGATACGGCTACGGCTTGCTTCAGAACGGATACAGCTACATCACTGGAGGCGGAGG GAAGTGTCACTCTGTGTTTAGGATAGTGCTGAGTCAGGTGGCAGTGACCCGGTTGATGTCCAGcggctgcagctgcttcagagaTGACGCTCCTGATGACATGGTGCTGGGGAGATGCTTCACCTCGCTGGGGATCCCCGTCACACACAGTCCTCTCTTCCACCAG GCCCGACCTGACGACTATCCGACAACGATGCTGTCGGTGCAGCGGGCTGTTTCCTTCCACAAGCACTGGAACATTGATCCCATCGCTGTCTTCAAACACTGGCTGGAGGACACACGGCAGACAGATGAACTGTAG